TCCTCACCCGCGTGGGCCGAGAGCTCCGCGTCTGCGACCCGGCCACCGGTAGCAGCCAGACCTTGCCGCCTCGACCGGCCTTCCCTGTCGGTGTGGTGGACCGCATGGACGCCGGACGATACATAAGTTATGTCTTGCTTGTGGGGGGCGGCGACGACAGTAAGGGTGCCGCCTTTGGCCGGCATTTTCAAGTGGTCATGGCGTACCTAGAGCTTTCGCTGAACCGGCGTGTCCTGCAGCTCCTGACATTCTCGTCGGAGCACGGCGTATGGGGCCGCTGCACCGAGGCACGGGCTCATAACCTGTGCGGCAGCTACTTGCAACGAGGCCTCGGCAGGGCCCTGGTCATTGGCGGCACTGTGCACTGGTTGGCCATGAGCGACACCTCGGCTTACCTCCTCAAGCTCCACGTCAAAACGGCGCATTTGACGGTGACGATGCTACCCAAGAGCTTCGGATGCACAGAGTGGGACAGCCATCTCCTAGCGACATCGTCGGCTGGCGCGACCCTAATTGTGCTCGTCACCAATGGCCGCAAGATATGGTCTTGGTCGAAGCAAACATCCAAGTGGCAGCAACGACCGGAGGCGGTGATCGACAAGGATGCAATCTCGAGGTTCCTGGACAAGGAGGGACGAGGCAATAATCAAGTGATCATGaggggaaaaggcacactaggtctAGTGTGTTTCGCTGAGAGGAGCGGCATCGTGCTCATCACTTCAGGCTGCACTTTCTTCTGGCTCGACTTGCGGTCCATGGAGATTGTGAGATGCTTCTCGGATTCTCGGCTCCGGGACATGGACAAGAATATCCCCTATGAAGTGAATTTGACGGAATGGGTTCCTACATTCAGGAGCACTTTGTGATTCAATCCATTCTTCAACAACTTTGTTTAGAAAAATCAATTTAATTTCAGTAGTTTTATTTTCTGGTTACATTTTTTTTATTGACGGCGGCTATGCTCCCCAAGAGCTTCCCCGTCGCAGGTGGCACCATAAACTCCAGCACAGTCAAAGCAAAAAGCCATCAAGCCAAGTGCCACAGCAACTACCGCACGTGGTAAGCAAAATGAAGGCAATATTGTTTTCTGAAACACCGTCACTTAGCGTCTGATTCATTAAAAAGGTTAGAGTAGAATTGCTCGTTAATTAATGAAAACCTAGGAGAAAACCATTACAGGACACCCAAAAAAGGGCACCACGGCTGACTTGGCACCCACAACACCATAAACACTGCCGAGGAGAGGACACCGTCGAGATTCTTTACAATGTCGTGTCTTCACCTCTCCGCGAGCAAGtgactccgacttcgtcacagACGACCCGTCAAGACCCCTCTGAAAGAACGACACTCGAGGCCGTTGCGCTTGAGCTTCATGAActgaagtttttttttttgagtggTAAGACCTCGTTATTAATCGATCACGAGGTTTACAAGAATAACAATTGGGTCAATGGGAACTCCCAGCCACATGTGGCGATCGCCCTCTAAAGGGCTACAAAACTTAACCAAACTATGAGTTTCTTTGTTCTTAACTCGATCTACTTTCAAAATAGAAACTAGAACTATAGAAATTCTGAGCTCCTTCAAATGCCACCACTTTCTTCTCCGATCTTTGATATACTGGTTTACAGTCACATGAAATAATAAGTCGGTCCACCCAGATGTGTCTAGAGCGAGTGCTAAAGCTTCTTGACATGCAAGCACTTCCAGTGTCCCTGGATCTGCTATGTGGGGAAAGACCATAGCGGAGGAGCCCAGATAATGCCATGATGATCCCCGCAAACAACCGCAACGGCTCCCTTCCGCCCAGTCTTCGACAAGCCTCCATCGACATGAATTTTCACTTCTCCTGGACGTGGAACTATCTCAGATCGCCAATAGGCTGGGCCACCCGGGACGCCATTGAGAGATGATTGAATTGAGGGTCGTTTGACAGTTTCCAATTATGTGATATACCTTTCAAAAAAAAGAATGTGTGGCGTGCGGGCTTTGCATGATTCCCTCATGGATCAATTTCCTTCTCGCGGACCATATAGCCGATAAGGTAATAACTAATTTGGTAAGTTTTGCATGTGGTATATCCTCAATCATCGAGAATATCCGTCGACATGATTTCAGTTCGTTGACTGACTGGAGATGATGATCAACTAGGTCATCATCGGATAGGGCCGAAACACAGCGTGACGCGGAACACACCTATATAGGAGAAGTACCTCTTCCAGGCGGAGTAGGAGCCGGTGGACTGGTCAAGAACCACCGGGACACGGTCAAAGATGTTGAGATTGCGAACGACGGTAACATCCGGGCCAGCAAACGGATTGCTGCCGAAGGAGATCAAGGAACGCGGAGAGACCATGGTGGTGTCGGGGGATGAAGGGGTGGTGGCGGAAGTGGTGGAGTGGGgatgcggcggcgacgacggcaatGGCGACGCTCGAGATggcgcggcggcggcagcggctgtggtggcggcggctgcgcAAGAGATGGCGCGGTGGCGGCGACTGTAGTGGCGGCGGCTGCGCAAAAGATGgcgcggcggcagcggcggctagGTCAGGAACGTGGAGGAAACTGATATCATGTAGAAGGTTAGGTTTAGGCTGTGCAACATTCAATATTGATTGAATGCACTAGGCACGTATATATAGATACAAGATGGACCTCTACCTCAACCATACAAAGACTAAAAGAAGGGTCCAATAGCACAATATATACATGCACAAATATACATTCAACACCAAAGGCCCTAACGTAGAATCCACCATCGCTGATGCAGTCGAAGATTCAAGATCCAACCACCCAGCACAAGCCGCATTGAGGCCGCCGCCGTCACCGTGTCAATCTCGCCCGACCGGAACCATAGCTATGAAGCTTAATCCTAGACTACAGCTATACCTGGCAAAACAAATGAGTCCAGCGACCCCTCCCCCACCGGCAAGCACCAGACCCTCGGAGACGAGGTGTGGCTGGAAACAGCGCCGGCCGTTTCTCTCCTCCCTGCTCGCCTTTGAGAGAAGGGAGAGAAGGGGTGGAGCATTTGTGAAGAACTCTcttcatgttctttctttcgGTAGAGTCGTCATGTGTGTGCGTTCTATGCGAGCCGTTTATCACGGGATCAACGTTGTACGATGGCTTACTTGTCACTCAGGGTGGACGGGACGAGCGGTCTTTTGGACTGGCTCGTGGATCAAAGTGGACCGGACCGAAAAAGCCCGGACCGACAAAAAGAAATGTCCGGTCCGGTTCGTGAAAAGGGGACCGAAAATTGATCGGCCTGCACTACAAGAAATCTGTTAATCCATGACGGTCCCTGCCCGTCGTGGATCATCCCAAAACTGTCATGCATGCCCATGCATGACAGATTTGAAATCCGTCACGCATATCGCGTCATAATTTGATATAGCACCTTCCTTGACGATTCTTGACCGTCATGGATTTTCCCCAAGCCCGCCTGGCCCAAAATAGGATATGACGGAACAATCCGTCACCGATTTACATGACGTGGATGTAACGTGGAGCTAAGATGGCATCTACGTGGGTCTGACGTGGAGGCCAGCATGGCCTATGTAGTATCCAACCCAATTAGGTTTTGCCCCAATAATTTCATTCCAGTCCAACCAATTAGCCCTTCTTTTCACCCTAGATTATCTTTTCAATACATCATAATTTACAACAAGACATGTAATTATATTCATTTAACAAGACAATACAAATTTGCAACAATCTGGTCTGATTTCAAAAAGCAAAATTAGTATcaaaacatcacaagcatatttACAAGGTGCTATAAGCATAAGCATCTAATAAAAATCAAGTAACATAACATCATTGAAACTGCAGTACTACATGATTTTAATCTCcaacactacaccatcacttccaGGAAGCTTTCCAGAGCCAAGTAATTCCAAGTAATTCCTGCTAAAAAGCCTCGGTCGATAGTAACACGAACTAACTGCCAAGCCTGCAAAGAATCCAAAACACAAAGAATTACACTTCATAACAAACAGCTCccaaaggaacggagggagtaatattaaTTACATGAAGCAATAATGAAATATAACAGTATATTTGTAAACAAGGCTTGAGCATGCGTAGCAAACCTGGATCAACTTGCGCAAGAACTACAGATTTAATTTATTTCATGGCTTAAGCAACTTGGAAAACATTAGATGCATATACAGAACAGAGTctccttgaagaagaaagagactgtAAAAATGGTGACTGGTGCACTCATCTTTAAGAAAACTCAATAACACATTTACACACACATTGACACCATTTGAGTGGTTTGTCATGTCATTTTCAGATTCAGAATAAGCTAATAGAACCAAGCACAGGAAGAAACTAAACTTGCTTATGAAAATATCTTCTCAAGTTAAAGTGTTAACCATCAAGATTTCTTAAAATTTGGTGAAGCACATTTGTACATTAAGAATGTTAGATTCATAAAAAGTGAAGAATAAGGGAGGAATAACCCACTATCCGATGGTTGGCAGGTCTGCAAGGACACCGAGATGACATGCTAAACCAAAACCTGTTGAACATACATTTATTAGAGGATGACCCATTCACATATATTGACTACAGCTAGGTCAGCTTGCCACAAATATGCATAACATAACAAGATGTATTGTAACACCAGATTTTAATCCAAAACGAATTTTGTGCCTTCATAGTCATGTActttttgttctcgtcatcataggCACACCAACAGGAAATAAAACACACAATGTCATGAGATACCTCAGAATATATCCTCAGTATTTCTGTTtgcacgacaaagaatctttacaTCTAGTTCCTATTCCCTTATGCGTACATTTGCGCAAGTGATATCATCTAACTTAAGCATGCTTGCAattttttcttctatggaagttCCTGTTTGCTAACAGAAATTCTACACAGAACATCATGTTTTAAATAAGTGTCGTTCACCAAATACACACAACCAAATCTAAGGTTAGTGGAGTTGCAAGCACCACAAAGGATAATTTTATTTCTACCTGAGGGTAGAAATGATGAGCATTGATCT
This genomic stretch from Hordeum vulgare subsp. vulgare chromosome 6H, MorexV3_pseudomolecules_assembly, whole genome shotgun sequence harbors:
- the LOC123404848 gene encoding uncharacterized protein LOC123404848 — protein: MPGSAAAVAAGRSRTQSTRGPRQTAASLPLDVLVDIATRSDPTTLVRCAATCVDMRCRIKDGTGLRLRHSDRFVPSLLRGHLIFKYVFLVDSTAQDATRLRRVTSDGIPLASRDGLVLVLTRVGRELRVCDPATGSSQTLPPRPAFPVGVVDRMDAGRYISYVLLVGGGDDSKGAAFGRHFQVVMAYLELSLNRRVLQLLTFSSEHGVWGRCTEARAHNLCGSYLQRGLGRALVIGGTVHWLAMSDTSAYLLKLHVKTAHLTVTMLPKSFGCTEWDSHLLATSSAGATLIVLVTNGRKIWSWSKQTSKWQQRPEAVIDKDAISRFLDKEGRGNNQVIMRGKGTLGLVCFAERSGIVLITSGCTFFWLDLRSMEIVRCFSDSRLRDMDKNIPYEVNLTEWVPTFRSTL